In one window of Cydia pomonella isolate Wapato2018A chromosome 16, ilCydPomo1, whole genome shotgun sequence DNA:
- the LOC133526501 gene encoding non-structural maintenance of chromosomes element 3 homolog, translated as MSKRKHQKSLPPTQNASSASLQDSSDEEDHVHNMQNAVKECARYILHREGSKIPIKKADIAKHLATACQTPSQHVSSVISAVEKLLKKVYGYKLVAIKGKSGVQYIVVLTEECESLPSNVSEPELRTMLMASLTHIFMSGGSVKEDDLWKFLSEAGLLEENDFAGRKAFIATFTRQLYLTFSKVGDGDLAWNVFEWGQRAHQEVPKMFLLQKMAEAFEKTPDHWAEQYKQANESNTAAAS; from the exons ATGAGTAAAAGAAAACATCAAAAGTCTTTGCCGCCCACCCAAAATGCTTCATCAGCATCACTACAAGACTCATCAGACGAAGAGGACCATGTTCATAACATGCAGAACGCCGTTAAGGAGTGTGCTCGATATATCCTTCACCGGGAAGGAAGCAAGATCCCTATCAAAAAAGCTGATATCGCCAAGCATTTGGCTACGGCTTGCCAAACTCCATCGCAGCATGTCTCCAGTGTCATTAGTGCTGTtgaaaaattacttaaaaag GTGTATGGTTATAAGCTGGTCGCAATAAAAGGCAAAAGTGGGGTCCAATACATAGTGGTGTTGACAGAGGAGTGTGAGTCTCTCCCGTCTAATGTGTCGGAGCCCGAGCTCAGGACCATGCTGATGGCTTCGCTCACACACATATTCATGTCTGGGGGCAGTGTTAAGGAAG ATGACCTGTGGAAGTTCCTGAGTGAGGCAGGTCTGCTGGAGGAGAATGACTTTGCCGGCAGGAAGGCTTTCATTGCCACCTTCACTAGACAACTGTACTTGACATTCTCAaag GTTGGCGATGGCGATTTAGCGTGGAACGTTTTCGAATGGGGCCAGAGAGCTCATCAGGAAGTGCCCAAAATGTTCCTATTGCAGAAGATGGCTGAG GCATTCGAGAAAACCCCTGACCACTGGGCTGAGCAGTATAAACAAGCGAACGAAAGTAACACTGCGGCCGCGTCATAA